The Streptomyces sp. NBC_00224 genome contains the following window.
CGCTGCAGCGAAGGAGCGCCCGATGGCTCGCCTGATCCCGGCCGGGGTGCGCCCGTGGCGCGGCGTCGTCCTCGGCGCCGCCGGGCTCTACTTCCTGGTTCCGCTGATCGCGGCTCTCGTTTTCACGGTGGATGTGCCGGGTCAGGGGTTCACCCTTGATTCGTACACGCAGATCTTCTCCGCCGACGGCTTCACCACCGCACTGCTGCTCTCCCTCGGCCTCGGGCTCACCACGGTCGCCCTGGCGCTGCTCCTGACGCTCCCGGCCGCGCTCGCGGTGCGGCTCTCCGGCTCGGGGCGGCTGCGCTCGGTGCTCGAAGTGGTCTGCACACTTCCGCTGGTGGTGCCGCCGGTCGCGCTGGTCGCCGGGATCGGGACCGTGCTGAAGTGGGGGCCCGACCACCTCGCCACCACTCCGCTGTACGAGACGTTCGTCGCGGTGCAGGACCCCGACTTCCCCGTAGTGCTGGTGCTCGCGTACGTGGTGATGGCGCTGCCGTTCGTCTACCGCTCGCTGGAGGC
Protein-coding sequences here:
- a CDS encoding ABC transporter permease; protein product: MARLIPAGVRPWRGVVLGAAGLYFLVPLIAALVFTVDVPGQGFTLDSYTQIFSADGFTTALLLSLGLGLTTVALALLLTLPAALAVRLSGSGRLRSVLEVVCTLPLVVPPVALVAGIGTVLKWGPDHLATTPLYETFVAVQDPDFPVVLVLAYVVMALPFVYRSLEAGLRAVDVRTLVEAARDLGASWPRAIVSVVLPNLRTALLNASFLALALVLGEFTVAQLLGFQPFAVWIVQASGSNAQLSVAVSLLSLVLTWVLLLALTAVFRTRAARSARAPRSDKTKKEAGA